Proteins found in one Thermoanaerobacter uzonensis DSM 18761 genomic segment:
- a CDS encoding carbohydrate ABC transporter permease, giving the protein MKKVLRLLFYIVVVGYAVITLGPFIWSIITSLKPTSDLNTFAVNIKHLTLDNYKMIITKFPFLRWFINSAIVAAIVTFGNILFNSMTGYALARINFPGRNLLFMVVLALMMVPGQVVMVPTYILLSKLGWVNTYMGLTIPFLTSNFGIFLMRQFFLSLPKELEEAATIDGLSRFGIFFKIVLPLSKPALATQFIFMFTGNWNSFLWPSLLTSSDNMYTLPVGLNSFYGQYYQFWNQVMAGAILLTLPTIVIFLIFQRYFVKGISTTGLK; this is encoded by the coding sequence ATGAAAAAGGTGTTGCGACTTTTATTTTATATCGTTGTAGTAGGATATGCAGTAATTACACTTGGTCCTTTTATTTGGTCTATAATAACATCTCTAAAACCCACCAGTGATTTAAATACTTTTGCTGTAAATATAAAACATTTAACTTTAGATAACTATAAAATGATAATTACAAAATTTCCTTTTTTAAGGTGGTTTATAAATAGCGCTATAGTTGCAGCTATAGTGACGTTTGGCAATATCCTGTTTAATTCTATGACAGGGTATGCACTTGCAAGAATAAATTTTCCTGGAAGAAATTTATTGTTTATGGTTGTGCTTGCTCTCATGATGGTACCAGGACAGGTAGTGATGGTGCCAACTTATATCCTTCTCAGCAAATTAGGCTGGGTGAACACTTACATGGGCCTTACAATTCCATTTTTGACCAGCAATTTTGGAATATTTTTAATGAGGCAATTTTTCTTATCTCTTCCCAAAGAGTTAGAAGAAGCAGCTACAATTGACGGTTTGTCACGATTTGGGATTTTCTTTAAAATAGTTTTGCCTTTGTCTAAACCTGCTCTTGCAACTCAATTCATTTTTATGTTTACTGGCAATTGGAATAGTTTCTTGTGGCCTAGCCTCTTGACATCCAGTGATAATATGTATACACTACCTGTAGGCCTTAATTCTTTCTACGGGCAGTATTATCAATTTTGGAACCAGGTAATGGCAGGAGCTATACTTTTGACATTACCGACTATAGTGATATTCTTAATATTCCAGAGATATTTTGTAAAAGGAATATCTACAACGGGATTAAAATAA